A window of Cyclopterus lumpus isolate fCycLum1 chromosome 10, fCycLum1.pri, whole genome shotgun sequence genomic DNA:
CTGTGAGTGCTGACCTCAGACCAGCGCGTTATTGGTTCACACATCACAGCGTTGTTTACCtgtatttgttggtgtttattccttaaaacaacaaagaagacTATCGTCAGGATTTCATCAATACTGAAAACTCTTATCGGTTCTCTTTGATTattgggggagaaaaaaaaaatatttaaagaatacaaaataaaaaaaaaaatcttatctGTAAACCAATATTCTCTCTTGAGTTGTAACATCTTTCAAACACATTGTCAATGATCTCAGTGGTTATTGATTACCCGTCATGTGACTCCgtgtgacatcacagctctGTGTCCTCAGGGCTCGTACTCGCTGCCCCCGTCAGACTTCGACCTGCCCGTCATGGACCTGCCCTCCTGGCTGACCAACGGGGACTACCGCGTACAGGGCGTCCTCGGCAGCCGGGACCGGGAGCTGGGCTGCCTCAAACTGTCGCTGTCCCTCCGCTCCGACTGAACCAGGAAGTGGGCgtcggcttcttcttcttcatttgcataaaaaaaaaactaatcaaaCAATCAGAAAATGAAGGAACTGGAAGCAGAAGTTGGACAAAGTTTGATGCGTTAATATAGTTTTTCCAGATGCCGAGGTGGTGATGTCGTTAtctccaggaaaaaaaagatcgATAATAATAACGTGTTATTAGTTCAAATAAGAGGTTGTTGTTAATTAAAAGTGTTTGTGTCAAATCAGTCGAcagtaaatgtattaaaaagatGAGCCGACGGAGAGGAAGCTCtctggttttcaaaataagggTACGAATAACACGCATGAATAGAAACGTGTTGCCTTAGAAGCAGCCGTCAAACTGCATTGTGTACAAAATTGaacatattaaaatacatttgttacatttggtGTTTAATTCTTTCatgttttcaaaaaaaaaaatttaaatctaaaataatGGATCACAGATATATTCTCATTCTTCAGAAAACACTTTCTCAGTTTCAATGTCAGAAATAAAGAATCGTTATTGTTTGAgattaataaaatgtttgcTCACAATAAAGATGAATCAAAGCTTTTTAGTAAATATTATGACATTCAGATTGTGTCATGTTCTCTTTGTGattctttaaaaatatatatattttagttattcttttcatttattgacTTTCTCTTATTTTACTtactttaccttttttattgtttgatttattcCATCGGTCTATTTTTATGAAAttaatggattttattttatcatgATTTAATAAAGATTATTCAATAAACTGCATTTCTTAATGCAAAAATACATCTATTCAAAGATTCAATACTCAAACTTACAAAGTAAATAGTTCCTACATGTAGTAATGTAACTGAGTACTGCACTGAGTTTAGAGGTATTTGTAccttacttgagtatttccactTCATGCTAAATCATACTTGTACTCTTTACAATTATTTAATAACTTTTGTTACTTTTCCGTTCATTAAAtctgaaaacaacaattaaataatgaagCATTTTTATAGATTGCAGGAAATATAAAGGAAAAATCAGCtccaaataaattaataaatataaagaagAATAACAATAGaacaaatattcaaacaaaacaacacaaaaaaacacaaaaaacagaaaccaTTTAAGTACATACAACACATGTACTACTAAACTAGTATTATTACTACGACTATACTAGTACTGCTCCGCCACCTACTGATCAATAAGTAATCAATCATGCTGATCACAGAAGATACAGCTTCATATTtcaccagcaggtggcagcattTCCTCTGAAAGCTAAATGGTTGaagtatttacagtatatatatatatatatatatatatatatatatatatatatatatatatacatgtatatatatataaatatatatgtatgtataatatatacatttatatatatattataaatatatatatttatatatataaatatatatatatatacacatatatatatatatatacagtatgtatgtatatatatatacaatttattatatatatatacaaatatatatatataataaattgtatatatatatatatatatatatatatatatatatatatatatatacaggtcgAGGAGCTTCTCGTCTGTTACTGATATCaaagttcatgtttttattgttttaaaaatgtagaaCGAAGCTTCTTTCATCTCGTagtgaaaatataatttaatataattaatttacgTCACAGAGGAAGAACAGATTACATGTGATCTGACATGAGGAGAAAGCagctgatgaagatgaggatgaagatcTTAACGTGAAATTCATCTCAgtttaaaagaaacaagaaacattAACGGAGAGAAAAGAAACTTTAATTTACCAAaagtgtgcttttgtgtgtgtgtgtgtgtgtgtttgtttgtgtgtgtgtgtgtttgtttgtgtgtgtgtgtgtttgtttgtgtgtgtgtgtgttttttgtgtgtttgtttgtgtgtgtgtttgtttgtgtgcgtgtgtgtttgtgtgtgtgtgtttgtttgtgtgcgtgtttgtttgtgtgtgtgtgtttgtttgtgtgcgtgtttgtctgtgtgtgtgtgtgtctgtgtgtgtgtgtctgtgtgtgtgtgtctgtgtgtgtgtgtctgtgtgtgtgtgtgtgtttgtgtgtctgtgtgtctgtgtgtgtgtgtgtgtgtgtgtttgtgtgtctgtgtgtgtgtgtttgtgtgtctgtgtgtctgtgtgtgtgtgtgtgtgtgtgtgtgtgtttgtgtgtctgtgtgtctgtgtgtgtgtctgtgtgtgtgtgtgtgtgtttgtgtgtctgtgtgtctgtgtgtgtgtgtgtgtgtgtgtttgtgtgtctgtgtgtgtgtgtgtgtctgtgtgtgtgtgaggtcacaATCACAGGAAGTCAATGAACCATCAGACAAAGATGTCGTGTTGTCTGAATTAAACTTCATATATAAAGTTATAATTATATGAAGTTATAATTATATGAAGTTATAATTATATGAAGTTATAATTAAATGAAGTTATAATTATTGAAGTCACAgtattaaataatgttttaatgtagTTTCTCAcgtcctctcctgctcccttgtttcctctcctcttctccttgtttcctctcctccctcgttTCCTCCTCTTTGCATAACATCCCGTCTCTGACCTTCACCGCTGTTTCCTGCAACAGGAAGCTGGTGTACAGGAGGcgagggaggaggcgagggaggaggaggaggaggaggaggaggaggaagatgaggatgaggaggaggaggaggaggaagaggaagataaggaggaggaagatgaggatgaggaggatgaggaagatgaggaggaggtggaggaggaggaagatgacgaggaggtggaggaggaggaggaggaggaggaggaagatgaggaggaggtggaggaggaggaggaggagggtgaagatgaggaggaggcaggtggaggaggaggaggaggaagaagaggaggaggaggagaaggagaaggaggaggcaggaggaggagaaggaggaggagaaggaggaggcaggaggaggagaaggagaaggaggaggaggaggagaaggaggagggggaagatgaggaggaggatgaggaggaagaggaagatgaggatgaggagaaggacgaggaggaagatgaggaggaggaggaggaagatgaggaggaggtggaggaggaggaggaggaggagggtgaagatgaggaggaggcaggtggaggaggaggaggaggaagaagaggaggaggaggagaaggagaaggaggaggcaggaggaggagaaggaggaggagaaggagaaggaggaggcagaaggaggagaaggaggaggagaaggaggagggggaggaggaggaagaagaggaggaggaggaggagaaggaggaggaggaggaagaagaggaggaggaggaggaagagaaggaggaggagaaggaggaggaagaagaggaggaggaggaggaagaagaggaggaggaggacgaagagaaggaggaggagaaggaggaggaagaagaggaggaggaggaggaagagaaggaggaggaggaggagaaggagatgagagtgcagaAATGTGTCaggaagagggtgaagaggTTGTGAAGAGGTGATGatagaggaggagcagagaggtcaaaggtcaccattCAAACAAACAGGCTAAAAGTTCTTTAGTGAGGAAGGACAAAGGAacgcttcaatgcttccttacttagctcctttgtttgtttatgttaataaagttatACAATTAGCAGGTGAACaagcgctctgattggctctccaCAGTCACATGTTGTCATGAGGTTATTCGTTGTGTTTCAAGGgtgtaaaatataaattaaagtaTTGAAGAGAGATTCTTCAAAGTCTTcattcatatttagtttgaaatcATGAATAATATCTTGATACTTTATTCTGTTACATTTCTCTTATTGTCATTTaagacacacatttacacacacacacacacacacatatacacacacacacacatatacacacacacacacacacatatacacacacacacacacatatacacacacacacacacacatatacacacacacatttacacacacacacacacacacacacacatatacacacacacacacacatatacacacacacatatatacacacacacacaaatacacacacacacatatacacatatacacacatatacacacaaacacacacagtcacacacacacacacacacacagtcacacgcacacacacacacagtcacacacacagtcacacacagtcacccacacacacacacacacacacacacacaatcacacgcacacacacacacacacacacacacacagtcacacgcacacacacacacacacaaacacaggtggTGAATTAAGTGGAAACAGatgtgttcctgtgtctgcAGAAACATTCTCTTCCTGTAATATTCAGCTGGGAatgtggtcacacacacaaacgcacacacacacacacacgcacatacacacacacacacacagtcacacacacacatacacacacacacagtcacacacacacacgcacgcacacacacagtcacacacacacacgcacacgcacacacacacacacacacacacacacacacacacagtcacacacacacatacacacacaaacagtcacacacacacacacagtcacacacacacacacacacacgcacacacacacacacacacacacacacacacacacacacacacccacacacacacccacacgaacacacacatacacacatacacacacacacacacacacacacacatacacacacacacacacacacacccacacacatacacacacacacacacacacacacacacacatacacacgcacacacacacacacacacacccacacacatacacacacacacacacacacacacacacacacacacacacacatacacacatacacacacacacacacatccttctcCAACTCTTTGTCGGTTAATGACAGTTTTACTCCTAAATGAACTCAAAGGACTATCAAACATCAGAAATGGGCTCCTCAGTCCACCAGGAGTCCTCAGACCTGGAGGTGTTGTGAGCTCATTGATAAcggacttcctgtctgtcagaaCCAATGAAAGTCCTGCAGCCCGACCTGCAGGACCTCAGCCTGCAGGTCGGGATGCAGGACTCAGCCTGCAGGTCGGGATGCAGGACTCAGCCTGCAGGTCGGGATGCGTTCCTGCAGACCGAGCCGGGCCGAGAGCTCCGCGGTGTCACGTTTCTTTACAGAAGCAGCGTTTCCTCGGGGGCAGGAggggcttttttcttttgtgtggagTCTGAATTATTTGCATaggaccctcctcctcctcctcctcctcctcctcctcctcctcctcctcctcctccgaccgGCGCTCCGCTCGCATATGGAAACATCCAAACTTCTCTCAGTCGGAGCTGAACTTGGCTGAGCGGAGCATGAAGTGAGGCTGGAGGCCAGCAGCTGTCTGAGGGAGCCTCCTGGACTCTCCTGAGCCGGACCGGAGGGTCGTCCTCTTCATCGGTAGGAAGCAGCGGTTTTATTCTCTCGTTTGCTTTGTTCTGAAGGTTCTTTTAAAAGAACAAATGGATTTAATCAACATCttgtatatttgcatatttgcatttctatatcaaaagaaaattattattaaattaaattaaaacaagtactgtttttcttttgttttatgtctgtTTAGGAGATTATAATTATTCCTTTGCGTCAATATGCTGCCGGCTCTGCTTCTCGCTCTGAGTCTTTGCTCCGGGGCTCGCTCCTCTGAGCCCTCGTCCATTACCATCCAGTACCGGGTTTGGGAGGAGCAGCCGACGGGAACCCGGGTCGGCCGTCTGGTCGACGACCTCCGGCAGAGGGACGAAGGCCGCCCTCTGGAGGATTTCCAGGTGGTGGAGCACGGAAAAGCCCTTCCCTTCTCCGTCAGCGCTCGGGACGGGGTCGTCTCCACCCAGGGCCGGCTGGACCGGGAGGAGCTGTGCCGCGGGTCGGACCTGTGCGAGCTGGCCTTCAGCGTCCTCTTCAGGAGAAGCGGTGCCATGAACTTCCTGCGGGTTCGCGTGGAGGTAATGGACCTGAATGACCACAGTCCCGGCTTCCCTAGCACGCTGCAGGAAGTGGAGATCTCAGAGATGGCAGGCCTCAGGATGCGGATCCCTTTGGACCGGGCAGTGGACCCCGACGCAGGGCCGAACGGCCTCCAGACCTACTCGCTGTCCGTCAACCAACACTTTGCTCTGGATGTGACGGTGGCGCCAGGCGGCACCAGACAGGCGGAGCTGGTGGTGATCAAAGAACTGGACAGGGAGGTTCAGGCCACGTTTGACCTCACCCTGGTGGCGTGGGATAAAGGGAACCCCCCCAGGTCCGGGAGCACATTAGTCCGTGTTAATATTCAGGACTCAAACGATAACAGCCCCACGTTTGAGGACAGCACCCCCACTGTGGAGCTTTCAGAGGATACGGCACGTGGGACGACTATCATCCAACTCAAGGCCACCGACCCGGACCAAGGGGCCAACGGGGAGGTGGAGTATTTGCTCAGTAAGCACACACGTCCGGAGGTTCAGAAACTCTTCTATGTGGATCCACAAACCGGAGCTGTGAGTCTCAAAGCGCCTCTGGACCACGAGGCCCAGGCCTCCTATGAGGTGGTCATACAGGCCCAGGATCGCGGGCCCAACGCCATCCCCACGCACTGCAAACTGCACGTCAAGCTCCGAGACGTCAACGACAACGCACCCAGGATACACATGACCTGGACTCCACCCAACTCCCCCGTGGCCACCGTGCTGGAAGGAGCTCTGGAGGACACCTTCCTGGCTCTGGTGATGGTCTCTGACGCAGACTCGGGAGAAAATGGCAAAGTGCGGGCGCACATTCAGCGAGGATCGGGTCCTTTTCGACTGAAGCGGATCCACGGTGACAATTACATGATTGTTACCAACGGCAGCCTGGATCGCGAGAAGGTGATGCAGTACAACATCTCGCTGTTGGCCCAGGACTACGGAGACCCCCCGCTGTCTTGTGTCAAACACCTGCCGGTCCGTGTTCTGGACGAGAACGACAACGCCCCGGTGTTCTCCAACTCCCTCTATAAGGCCTCCTTCAAGGAGAACAACGCCGCGGGCTACCACGCTCTCAAAGTCGAAGCCCACGACGTCGACCTGGAGTTTAGCGGAAGAGTGTCCTACTTCATACGGAGCCCCAACGAGGTGGAAACCGACACTCAGTCTTTCTCCATCCACCCGACCAGCGGCGTCGTCAGTGTCCAGCGTCCTCTGGACTACGAGGAATCCCACACCTACTCCTTCACGGTGGAGGCTGTCGACCAGGGTCACCCGCCTCTCACCGGCACGGCCTCCGTGCAAATCGACATCCAGGATGTGAACGACAACTTCCCCGTCATCAAGGAGCCGAAACCCAGAAAGGGCGTGGCCTCTCTGAGCGTGCCCGTCAATACAGACAAGGGGGAGATCGTGACGGAGCTGGGGAACGACATCGACGAGGGCTCTGCCGCTCTGCCGATTGATCGCTCGGTCAGAGAGGGCATCGTCGGGTTCCTTGCGTCCACCTTAAAGGCCGAAGATGCGGATTCAGGGCTGAACGGGCAACTCAGCTACCTCATCGCCGGGGGGAACCCTGACGAACTGTTCTGGTTGGACGGGGCAACGGGCCAGCTGTTTGTGAACACCACCAACGCCACCGAGCTCGTTGGGAAAACCTTTAAGGTGAACGTCGCCGTGTCCGACATGGGCAGTCCCAGCTTGGCCTCCAAGGCGACCCTGGAGGTGACCTTCATCAACCTCAAGGACCATCTGAAGAACTCGTCGCCGGGTAACCGCGGGCAGCTCAGCTTCACCATGATGATGGCCGTGTGCCTGGGAGCAACCTGCCTGCTGCTTCTGTTGGCCATCGCTCTGGTGACGACGTTCTGCCGGCCGGAGAAACGGGACAGCCGGGCCTACAACTGCCGACAGGCCGAGTCCACCTACGACCGCCACCCGCGGCGCCCGCAGAGGAACATCAGGAAGTCCGACATCCAGCTCATTCCCGTCATCAGAGGGCGAAAGGATGAGCCTCCCGAGGATGACTGCGAATCCCGGCCTCTGGCTCCGCCCCCGATGATGTCAGACGGGGGACAAACTGAGAGGGAGTACCCGTTGACGCCATCCGCCATGAACACAAGCTTTCATTCCCAAGGGTACCCAGAAGGGGACGCCGCCCACCACTGCAGAACGCTACGGAAACCTGGGAACATCGAACTGGACGCCGCTTCACCCCTGACGCCCGCCACGTCGTACCGGACTCTTCGCGAGGCCAGGAacccgtcgtcgtcgtcgtcgtcgtctttgGCCTCACATCCCAACACCTTGAGGCGCCACCGTGCGAACGCCGGCGGGGAGGAGGCGTCCCAGGCGACTCTCAGGAGGCCGAGGACCTCGGAGGGACGCGGGGGCCCCGATGCCGAACACCGGCTGATCCTCAGGAACCTGGTGCGACTGTCCATGGCGGCGTTTGGAGACGCCATCGAGCTTTCCTCAGCTTCACCTGACGTGCAGGTGAGTTGTTGTCAGAAGAACTTTAATCAGGTCAAATAGTTTTAAACTGAAGGAAAGTAATTAACTTAATTTTATGCCAGAAGGCTAAAACTGATTAAATTGCAAAAAATGTAGAATTAACGATTTAACTAACCAGTGACACATAAATCTACttactttctttatttaataatgaacaaataaagaaaacaaatttaaatcCGTGTTTTATGTAACTATTGTTTTACTACGAAATGTTAATGTattcaaatataaaacatgttttatatttatattatttcaaCACACATGCTTGTTGTTGATGAACTGGAGTAATGAAAACAGCACCGAGCTGAcgctcagcccccccccccctgaaggctGAGAGCAGTTTATTCAGGAGCTCATGTGTCAGACAGTAATCCCTCTGACAGCCCTTGTACTGAATATCACATATCAGATTCATATTAAAACCAGGaggatggtgggggggggggggtctgcaggATGGGGGGTCTGAGGCCCGCTAAAGAAAGCTGTGAGTAATAAAAGGTCTTAATACTTTACAATGTTCCCCAAaacttcattaaaaacaaacactcgGTCTAAAAACCCGGAGCTTTCAAAGTGAAAAGGCGTCTGAACGTTTTAGGGCTGAACCACCGGAGTTCAGGACCTGGGTTCAGGTCCGGGGTTCAGGTCCGGGGGACAGGACCGGGGTTCAGGTCCGGGGTTCAGGACCGGGGCTCAGGACCTGGGCTCAGGACAGGGGGATCAGGACAGGGGGATCAGGACCGGGGGGTCAGGACAGGGGGATCAGGACCGGGGGGTCAGGACCGGGTTCCGAACCAACAAATGTAAAGAACATTAATCTCATATTAATAAGTACATGGACGTCATTGAGGGCCAACAGTTAAGGCCAACGCCCTCAGACGGAGAACAAAGACCTGGACCCGGTCCTCACGTGAATccaccacagacaggaagtaggccttttccctttttacccagcatcctcctctcctctaatcCTCCCAGCCGGCTCCTCTGGCTTCAGACGCCGCTCTCCTCCCTGGAGGTCGAGGGGGGAAGAGGCCTGCTCGATGCcctgggaggaggggggtgaacacacacacacacacacacacacacacacacacacacacacacacacacacacacacacacatacgtatgtgtgtgtgtgtgtgtgtgtgtgtgtgtgtgtgttctcacactGAAAATACTAACTTCTCTTTCTACTTGAGGACTCACTGGTCCACCAGTTAGACCAGTAGAGATTCAGACTCAAAGATTCTTAATACAACATGTCGTtattctcctgctcctcctcctcctctacttctcctcctctcctccttctcctcctcctcctgctcctttccctcctctcctcctcctcctgctcctcctcctactcctcctcctccttctcctcctcctcctcctctcctcctcctcctctccttctcctcctcctcctcctctcctcctcccctcctcctctcctcctctccttctcctcctcctctcctcctcctcctcctctccttctcatcctcctcctgctctcctcctctcctccttctcctcctcctcttcctctcctcctcctctcctcctcctcccctccgccttcccctcctcctctcctttcctctcctcctcctcctctccttctcatcctcctcctgctctcctctcctccttctcctcctcctcttcctctcctcctcctcctcctcctcctcctcctcctcctcctcctccctcctcatcctcctcctcctctcctgctcctcctctcctccacctctcctccttctcctcctctcctctccttctccacctcctctcctcctcctcctctccgccttcccctcctcctcttcctttccttattctcctcctcctcctctcctcctcctctcctcctctcctcctcctcctctcctcattctcctcctcctcctcctctcctcctctcctccttctctcctcctcttcctctcattctcctcctcctcctctcctcctctcctcctcctcctcctctcctcctctcctcctcctcctctccttctcatcctcctcctgctctcctctcctccttctcctcctcctcttcctctcctcctcctcctcctcctcctcctcctcctcctcctcctcctcatcctcctcctcctctcctgctcctcctctcctccacctctcctccttctcctcctctcctctccttctccacctcctctcctcctcctcctctccgccttcccctcctcctcttcctttccttattctcctcctcctcctctcctcctcctctcctcctctcctcctcctcctcctcattctcctcctcctcctcctcctctcctcctctcctcctctctcctcctcttcctctcctcattctcctcctcctcctctcctcctctcctcctctcttcctcctctcctcctcctcctcctcctctccttctcctccctacAGCAGAtctcccagctcctctctctcctccgtcagGGTGAACTTCA
This region includes:
- the pcdh12 gene encoding protocadherin-12; the protein is MLPALLLALSLCSGARSSEPSSITIQYRVWEEQPTGTRVGRLVDDLRQRDEGRPLEDFQVVEHGKALPFSVSARDGVVSTQGRLDREELCRGSDLCELAFSVLFRRSGAMNFLRVRVEVMDLNDHSPGFPSTLQEVEISEMAGLRMRIPLDRAVDPDAGPNGLQTYSLSVNQHFALDVTVAPGGTRQAELVVIKELDREVQATFDLTLVAWDKGNPPRSGSTLVRVNIQDSNDNSPTFEDSTPTVELSEDTARGTTIIQLKATDPDQGANGEVEYLLSKHTRPEVQKLFYVDPQTGAVSLKAPLDHEAQASYEVVIQAQDRGPNAIPTHCKLHVKLRDVNDNAPRIHMTWTPPNSPVATVLEGALEDTFLALVMVSDADSGENGKVRAHIQRGSGPFRLKRIHGDNYMIVTNGSLDREKVMQYNISLLAQDYGDPPLSCVKHLPVRVLDENDNAPVFSNSLYKASFKENNAAGYHALKVEAHDVDLEFSGRVSYFIRSPNEVETDTQSFSIHPTSGVVSVQRPLDYEESHTYSFTVEAVDQGHPPLTGTASVQIDIQDVNDNFPVIKEPKPRKGVASLSVPVNTDKGEIVTELGNDIDEGSAALPIDRSVREGIVGFLASTLKAEDADSGLNGQLSYLIAGGNPDELFWLDGATGQLFVNTTNATELVGKTFKVNVAVSDMGSPSLASKATLEVTFINLKDHLKNSSPGNRGQLSFTMMMAVCLGATCLLLLLAIALVTTFCRPEKRDSRAYNCRQAESTYDRHPRRPQRNIRKSDIQLIPVIRGRKDEPPEDDCESRPLAPPPMMSDGGQTEREYPLTPSAMNTSFHSQGYPEGDAAHHCRTLRKPGNIELDAASPLTPATSYRTLREARNPSSSSSSSLASHPNTLRRHRANAGGEEASQATLRRPRTSEGRGGPDAEHRLILRNLVRLSMAAFGDAIELSSASPDVQQISQLLSLLRQGELHPRPNFRGNKFSHRHGRYGGQDCSDWQSTKDSGHGESEAGDVDWEPGRDSPIDPQLEEGLNNLLHDDVFSEVSDPAWMARFSLPLSADYHDNVFVPDGPPAPEGEPLPREALDSSSFSTFGKTLDKDGPLGGALMSEVSTLFEMLMTQKADAHPGSRPDVLSRLSAACRRPVDGEQRSGP